One genomic window of Halovivax cerinus includes the following:
- a CDS encoding CPBP family intramembrane glutamic endopeptidase produces MSTSQSSPSVQAPGGPLRAVFVALSLSVAGLLVATATATPAGLLDPSILTDPAAASDLATVVYLILQFLGYALTGALYLRWTGRGWDWLDLERPTGRGWRYVVYGVVGSIAFLIAVQVVATVLDLSSSDNQVMGLIGNDPNMVLVMIVIVFAFNAPAEEFLFRNVVQKRLYSSFSRVGAVLVAALIFALSHVPTYALAADGSFEPAGAIATSLAVVFGGAVIFGYLYARSDNLLVPIIAHATFNAIQFGLLYLALRYAPEELESSTAILGALVAAVPV; encoded by the coding sequence ATGTCCACGTCGCAGTCGAGTCCGTCGGTTCAGGCACCCGGCGGCCCGCTCAGGGCCGTGTTCGTCGCGCTGTCGCTGTCGGTCGCAGGGTTACTCGTCGCCACGGCCACCGCGACACCGGCAGGGCTGCTCGATCCGTCGATCCTCACCGATCCGGCAGCGGCGTCCGACCTCGCGACGGTCGTCTACCTGATCCTCCAGTTCCTCGGCTACGCGCTGACCGGTGCGCTCTACCTCCGGTGGACGGGTCGCGGCTGGGACTGGCTCGATCTCGAGCGACCCACCGGACGGGGCTGGCGGTACGTCGTCTACGGCGTCGTCGGGAGCATCGCGTTCCTGATCGCCGTGCAGGTCGTCGCGACGGTACTCGACCTCTCGTCGTCCGACAACCAGGTGATGGGCCTGATCGGGAACGATCCGAACATGGTACTCGTCATGATCGTCATCGTCTTCGCGTTCAACGCGCCCGCCGAAGAGTTCCTCTTCCGAAACGTCGTCCAGAAACGCCTCTACTCGTCGTTCAGCCGCGTGGGTGCGGTACTCGTCGCCGCGCTCATCTTCGCGCTGTCGCACGTCCCCACGTACGCCCTGGCGGCCGACGGCTCGTTCGAACCGGCCGGCGCCATCGCCACCTCCCTCGCCGTCGTCTTCGGCGGCGCGGTCATCTTCGGCTACCTCTACGCGAGGTCCGACAACCTCCTCGTTCCCATCATCGCACACGCCACGTTCAACGCCATCCAGTTCGGCCTCCTCTACCTCGCGCTTCGGTACGCGCCGGAGGAACTCGAGTCGTCTACCGCGATCCTCGGGGCGCTGGTCGCCGCCGTTCCCGTCTGA
- a CDS encoding alpha/beta hydrolase, which produces MCAMDVTLDVGDERYPGRLNVPDAETDSGILMVPGAGHGPFGDVFLRFARTAANSGHQVARFETWPFPTDLEAKTDADFAAELEASVDFLRDRGCETITVVAKSFGGRIALWHLPEAVDRLVLWAPAILAGDHDDEPSISDDDLASIEIPVRLLQGDEDTLSMENAAALVDALPTGELVELPGEDHSFRRDHERVIAETMSFLPESPTHD; this is translated from the coding sequence ATGTGTGCGATGGACGTGACACTCGACGTCGGTGACGAGCGATACCCGGGCCGGTTGAACGTCCCGGACGCGGAGACCGACAGTGGGATCCTGATGGTTCCCGGCGCGGGACACGGTCCGTTCGGCGACGTGTTCCTCCGGTTCGCTCGGACGGCCGCGAATTCGGGTCACCAGGTGGCTCGCTTCGAGACGTGGCCGTTTCCGACCGATCTCGAGGCAAAGACCGACGCAGACTTCGCGGCCGAGCTCGAGGCGTCGGTCGATTTCCTTCGGGACCGGGGCTGTGAGACGATCACGGTGGTCGCGAAGAGTTTCGGCGGGCGGATCGCGCTGTGGCACCTCCCCGAGGCGGTCGATCGACTCGTCCTCTGGGCGCCGGCGATCCTGGCGGGCGACCACGACGACGAGCCATCGATCTCGGACGACGATCTCGCGTCGATCGAGATCCCCGTCCGCCTCCTCCAGGGGGACGAGGACACCCTCTCGATGGAGAACGCCGCCGCGCTCGTCGACGCGCTCCCGACGGGCGAACTGGTGGAACTGCCCGGTGAAGACCACTCCTTCCGCCGCGACCACGAGCGCGTGATCGCGGAGACGATGTCGTTCCTCCCGGAGTCACCGACCCACGACTGA
- a CDS encoding acyl-CoA dehydrogenase family protein produces MTEGIDYGRFERGRNVNYWELDPTLGRELRRVMDDVEFEWAESRLSSFGELVGHTVANNADRVDATGPELEPWTRYGEVQNFVRYPPEQLENDRLVYERGIVADAFRPPPGREEPVALSHTMGMLTLLSYADAGFGCPVAMTAGAAVVLRKFGDEATDPYYEALVSREYEDLVEGAMFLTEEQGGSDVGAIETTAEYDEESGYWHLSGEKWFCSNIDAEGTLALARTPDAPDGTAGLSMFLVPHADPTVVDGPLTKGDRYGAGASRGADGADADGAPVNEGPALDPDLVNDQLYRRLKDKLGTISVPTGEVEFDGANAILVGEEGSGFQQMAEMLNVERLSNAAAACGVMGRALLESRIQAATREAFGSTINEYPLMREDLVDTTVDYEAATAFTFDAAALLSRYERSEWSENEDGDETAGDDGARGVDTPTGDGDRVTPNDDGDHATSTGDRATPPDEAPLSGPTDPDRVYRLLRALTPIAKLRTGRMAVDTASYAMEIQGGNGYVSDFVTHRLLRDAQVLPIWEGTENVLSLDLLRALDREDSHEPLLETIDDRLAFVTHPALAAAVETTREASADLSRALATLAGSDDEYAQLSAKRLAHYVFDVYTAALLLAEAQADLDRDGAGGENPAAETSGATGGPDGRTALVAQRFVETHLRDRDARGITSEDRFVIEHFDAIVRYASVAPEILGEP; encoded by the coding sequence ATGACCGAGGGGATCGATTACGGTCGGTTCGAGCGCGGCCGGAACGTCAATTACTGGGAACTCGATCCCACGTTGGGGCGCGAACTTCGCCGGGTGATGGACGACGTCGAGTTCGAGTGGGCCGAATCCCGACTCTCGTCCTTCGGTGAACTGGTGGGCCACACCGTCGCAAACAACGCCGATCGGGTCGACGCGACCGGCCCCGAACTCGAACCCTGGACTCGCTACGGCGAGGTGCAGAATTTCGTCCGATACCCGCCCGAGCAACTGGAGAACGACCGGCTGGTCTACGAGCGCGGGATCGTCGCCGACGCGTTCCGCCCGCCCCCGGGTCGCGAGGAGCCGGTGGCCCTCTCCCACACCATGGGGATGCTCACGCTCCTCTCGTACGCCGACGCGGGCTTCGGCTGTCCCGTCGCGATGACGGCCGGGGCTGCGGTCGTCCTCCGGAAATTCGGCGACGAGGCGACCGACCCGTACTACGAGGCGCTCGTGAGTCGCGAGTACGAGGATCTCGTGGAGGGCGCGATGTTCCTCACCGAGGAACAGGGAGGGAGCGACGTGGGAGCGATCGAGACGACCGCCGAGTACGACGAGGAGTCGGGCTACTGGCACCTCTCGGGCGAGAAGTGGTTCTGTTCCAATATCGACGCCGAAGGGACGCTTGCGCTCGCCCGAACGCCCGACGCCCCCGACGGCACGGCGGGGCTCTCGATGTTTCTCGTCCCGCACGCCGACCCAACGGTGGTCGACGGACCCCTGACGAAGGGCGACCGGTACGGAGCGGGCGCGAGCCGCGGGGCCGATGGCGCCGACGCGGACGGCGCGCCCGTGAACGAAGGGCCCGCTCTCGATCCCGACCTGGTGAACGACCAGCTGTATCGCCGACTGAAGGACAAGCTGGGGACGATCTCCGTCCCGACCGGTGAGGTCGAGTTCGACGGTGCGAACGCGATCCTCGTCGGCGAGGAGGGGTCGGGCTTCCAACAGATGGCCGAGATGTTGAACGTCGAGCGCCTGTCGAACGCGGCGGCCGCCTGCGGCGTGATGGGGCGCGCGCTTCTCGAGAGCCGGATCCAGGCGGCCACGCGCGAAGCCTTCGGCTCGACGATCAACGAGTATCCGCTCATGCGCGAAGACCTGGTCGACACGACCGTCGACTACGAGGCCGCGACGGCGTTCACGTTCGACGCCGCGGCGCTGCTCTCGCGATACGAACGGAGCGAATGGAGCGAGAATGAAGACGGCGACGAGACGGCCGGCGACGACGGAGCGCGCGGCGTGGACACGCCGACCGGCGACGGAGACCGCGTCACGCCGAACGACGACGGCGACCACGCGACATCGACCGGCGACCGGGCCACACCACCCGACGAGGCGCCCCTGTCGGGCCCGACCGATCCCGACCGGGTCTACCGCCTGTTGCGGGCGCTGACGCCGATCGCGAAACTCCGGACGGGCCGGATGGCCGTCGACACGGCCTCCTACGCCATGGAGATCCAGGGCGGCAACGGCTACGTCTCCGACTTCGTCACCCACCGGCTCCTGCGTGACGCCCAGGTACTCCCCATCTGGGAGGGCACGGAGAACGTGCTCTCGCTCGACCTCCTCCGCGCGCTGGATCGCGAGGACTCCCACGAGCCCCTGCTGGAGACGATCGACGACCGCCTGGCGTTCGTCACCCACCCGGCGCTCGCCGCCGCCGTCGAGACGACGCGCGAGGCGTCCGCCGATCTCTCTCGGGCGCTCGCCACGCTCGCTGGATCGGACGACGAGTACGCCCAGCTCTCGGCGAAGCGACTCGCCCACTACGTCTTCGACGTCTACACGGCCGCGCTCTTGCTGGCGGAGGCTCAGGCTGATCTGGATCGAGACGGGGCGGGCGGTGAGAACCCGGCAGCCGAGACGTCCGGTGCGACCGGCGGACCGGACGGCCGCACTGCACTCGTCGCTCAACGCTTCGTCGAGACACACCTTCGCGACCGGGACGCACGCGGAATCACGAGCGAGGATCGCTTCGTCATCGAGCACTTCGACGCCATCGTCCGGTACGCGTCGGTCGCGCCGGAGATACTCGGGGAGCCGTAG
- a CDS encoding type II toxin-antitoxin system HicB family antitoxin has product MSTDIGSNDATNPEERITLTKEDEWWVATDEHSGVTSQGKTRESALENLDEAVAGYDGEGRPPTREELDSIGIDPESNESGDSLPDVLE; this is encoded by the coding sequence ATGAGTACCGATATCGGCTCGAACGACGCCACCAACCCCGAAGAGCGGATTACGCTCACGAAAGAAGACGAGTGGTGGGTCGCAACCGACGAGCACTCGGGTGTCACCAGTCAGGGGAAAACCAGAGAGTCAGCACTAGAGAATCTCGACGAGGCGGTAGCCGGATACGACGGCGAGGGGCGACCACCGACGCGGGAAGAGCTCGATTCGATCGGTATCGATCCCGAATCCAACGAATCGGGTGACTCGCTCCCCGACGTACTCGAGTAA
- the hjc gene encoding Holliday junction resolvase Hjc, translated as MSQAKGDRRERELVNRLDEAGFAVMRAPASGSATERELPDVLAGDGEVFYAVEAKSSSGDPIYLTGEEVEALIYFSRNFGAKPRIGVRFDREDWYFFHPGDLHTTDGGNYRVKKETAIAEGTDFDEFVGTSEKVTLDEVGDDAADPGPDPEIVRVLTAVEQGIMDVEEAADILE; from the coding sequence ATGTCCCAGGCGAAGGGTGACCGACGCGAACGCGAACTCGTCAACCGGCTCGACGAGGCCGGGTTCGCGGTCATGCGGGCACCCGCCAGCGGCTCGGCGACGGAACGCGAACTCCCGGACGTGCTGGCCGGCGACGGCGAGGTCTTCTACGCCGTCGAGGCCAAGTCGAGTTCAGGGGATCCCATCTACCTCACCGGCGAGGAGGTCGAAGCGCTCATCTACTTCTCGCGGAACTTCGGCGCGAAGCCCCGCATCGGCGTCCGCTTCGACCGCGAGGACTGGTACTTCTTCCACCCCGGCGACCTCCACACCACCGACGGCGGGAACTACCGCGTCAAGAAGGAGACCGCCATCGCCGAAGGGACCGACTTCGACGAGTTCGTCGGTACGAGCGAGAAGGTCACCCTGGACGAAGTGGGCGACGACGCGGCCGACCCCGGTCCGGATCCCGAAATCGTCCGCGTCCTCACCGCCGTCGAACAGGGGATCATGGACGTCGAGGAGGCAGCCGATATTCTGGAGTAG
- a CDS encoding ArsR/SmtB family transcription factor, with translation MDDDHIVEAVAPEAAFSVLADDSRIAILRALWDAEGQRATFSELREAVGMRDSGKFNYHLGKLTDRFVRKADDGYELRAAGRHVVGALLSGAYTMDGEIDPIDLDDPCPLCGDALTFSYEDDRARIECADGPFETAFPIPPGAFAGYPAEAFPELADRYLRTLLSQARNEFCSACEGRVTLSLTEKQLDELPPTMDGLVLATYDCDRCGMSTQLDLATLLLDEPAVVRFYDEHDVDVRTIRFWQLGARSGLPRSTIPAEGPHAADVTYEIDGDAVTLSVADDLSVVSVERESA, from the coding sequence ATGGACGACGATCACATCGTCGAGGCGGTCGCGCCCGAAGCCGCCTTCTCGGTGCTCGCCGACGACTCTCGCATCGCCATCCTCCGGGCGCTCTGGGACGCGGAGGGCCAGCGGGCGACGTTCTCTGAACTTCGGGAGGCCGTGGGAATGCGCGACTCGGGGAAGTTCAACTACCACCTCGGCAAGCTCACCGACCGGTTCGTCCGCAAGGCCGACGACGGCTACGAACTGCGGGCGGCCGGTCGACACGTCGTCGGGGCACTGCTTTCGGGGGCGTACACGATGGACGGCGAAATCGATCCGATCGATCTCGACGATCCGTGTCCCCTCTGTGGCGACGCGCTCACCTTCTCCTACGAGGACGATCGCGCGCGGATCGAGTGCGCCGACGGGCCATTCGAGACGGCGTTTCCGATCCCACCGGGAGCGTTCGCGGGCTACCCGGCCGAGGCGTTTCCCGAACTCGCCGACCGGTACCTCCGGACGCTCCTGAGTCAGGCGCGAAACGAGTTCTGCTCGGCCTGCGAGGGGCGCGTCACCCTGTCACTCACGGAGAAACAGCTCGACGAACTCCCGCCGACGATGGACGGCCTCGTGCTGGCCACCTACGACTGCGACCGGTGTGGGATGTCGACACAACTCGACCTCGCGACCCTCCTGCTCGACGAACCCGCAGTCGTTCGGTTCTACGACGAGCACGACGTCGACGTTCGCACGATACGGTTCTGGCAACTCGGGGCGCGCTCCGGCCTCCCACGATCGACGATACCGGCCGAGGGACCCCACGCCGCCGACGTCACCTACGAGATCGACGGTGACGCGGTGACGCTCTCCGTCGCCGACGACCTCTCGGTCGTCTCGGTCGAGCGGGAGTCAGCGTAG
- a CDS encoding adenosylhomocysteinase codes for MSTYPRISAQLDDLESAVEEGRRKMEWARQHMPIMEAVREDFEANQPLAGERIAMAMHVEAKTAILVEALAAGGAEVAVTGCNPLSTHDDVSAALDDVDDITSYAKREVDDEEYYAAIEATIDLEPTITVDDGMDLVAAIHEDYPELIDGIVGGCEETTTGVHRLRAMADDGALEYPVFAVNDTPMKRLFDNVHGTGESSLASLAMTTNLSWAGKNVVVGGYGYCGKGVAKKAAGQNANVIVTEVEPRRALEAHMEGYDVMPMAEAAEIGDVFITTTGNRDVIVEEHFEKMQDGVLLANAGHFDVEIDLDALDDLAVDRYAARDGVEAYEMADGRRLNVVAEGRLVNLAAPVSLGHPVEVMDQSFGVQAVAVRELLARDHADEYDPGVHDVPDELDKEIAEIKLAAEDVDFDSLTDTQREYMGSWDHGT; via the coding sequence ATGAGCACGTATCCGCGGATTTCCGCGCAACTCGACGACCTGGAGTCGGCCGTCGAGGAGGGTCGACGGAAGATGGAGTGGGCGCGTCAGCACATGCCGATCATGGAGGCGGTCCGCGAGGACTTCGAGGCAAACCAGCCGCTGGCCGGCGAACGCATCGCGATGGCGATGCACGTCGAGGCCAAGACGGCGATTCTGGTCGAGGCGCTCGCGGCTGGTGGCGCAGAAGTAGCTGTCACGGGCTGCAACCCGCTGTCGACGCACGACGACGTCTCCGCGGCGCTGGACGACGTCGACGACATCACCAGCTACGCCAAGCGCGAGGTCGACGACGAAGAGTACTACGCCGCCATCGAGGCGACGATCGACCTCGAGCCGACGATTACCGTCGACGACGGGATGGACCTCGTCGCCGCGATCCACGAGGACTATCCGGAACTCATCGACGGCATCGTCGGCGGCTGCGAGGAGACGACCACCGGCGTCCACCGCCTGCGCGCGATGGCCGACGACGGCGCCCTGGAGTACCCGGTCTTCGCGGTGAACGACACGCCGATGAAGCGCCTGTTCGACAACGTCCACGGCACCGGCGAGTCCTCGCTGGCCTCGCTGGCCATGACGACCAACCTCTCCTGGGCGGGCAAGAACGTCGTCGTCGGCGGCTACGGCTACTGCGGCAAGGGCGTCGCGAAGAAGGCCGCGGGCCAGAACGCGAACGTGATCGTCACCGAGGTCGAGCCTCGCCGCGCCCTCGAAGCGCACATGGAGGGCTACGACGTCATGCCGATGGCCGAAGCCGCCGAGATCGGCGACGTCTTCATCACCACGACGGGCAACCGCGACGTGATCGTCGAAGAGCACTTCGAGAAGATGCAGGACGGTGTCCTGCTGGCCAACGCGGGCCACTTCGACGTCGAGATCGACCTCGACGCACTCGACGACCTCGCCGTGGACCGCTACGCGGCCAGAGACGGCGTCGAGGCCTACGAGATGGCAGACGGCCGGCGCCTCAACGTCGTCGCGGAGGGCCGCCTCGTCAATCTCGCCGCCCCCGTCTCACTGGGCCACCCCGTCGAGGTCATGGACCAGAGCTTCGGCGTCCAGGCCGTCGCCGTCCGCGAACTCTTAGCACGCGACCACGCGGACGAGTACGACCCCGGCGTCCACGATGTCCCCGACGAACTCGACAAAGAGATCGCCGAGATCAAGCTCGCCGCGGAGGACGTCGACTTCGACTCCCTGACCGACACCCAGCGCGAGTACATGGGCAGCTGGGATCACGGGACGTAG
- a CDS encoding type II toxin-antitoxin system HicA family toxin, translated as MSRRTYSGDDVMRVLVNSGPFYVDRVNGDHFILRWEPPADHDSDARTVPVPRHDELSTGTLRKVGSQAGMKDFQLFLDWLDRNL; from the coding sequence ATGTCGAGGCGGACGTATTCTGGGGACGACGTCATGCGCGTACTGGTCAACAGCGGGCCGTTCTACGTCGATCGCGTGAACGGCGATCACTTCATCCTTCGGTGGGAGCCGCCCGCCGACCACGATTCGGACGCACGAACCGTCCCCGTTCCGCGACACGACGAACTCTCGACAGGAACGCTCAGAAAGGTCGGCTCCCAGGCGGGTATGAAGGACTTTCAGCTGTTTCTCGACTGGCTTGATCGAAATCTGTAA
- a CDS encoding YIP1 family protein has translation MVLKRSLRALVLPHEAFDGWTPGPRVVVGIVVVVCLASGVSMTLAGDAVADEVEGTVAVDNPYGPPEGVCDGERASFYNCDAPETVDRSLGTAASNAVGGVTPRAALAPFAWMVLIAGLPVLVAGRAGRGDGDAIAAFRDGLGIAALAAVPGLLRYAARPIAVERVVADWTHPGTLDGVRTAAVSQLFPDGSLWLAVVTVSGVWTAAIVYGGVASAFDVGRGKAALIAAVAFVSTAASAALANGGWIGAPIGFGLLLVVGGIVGLLGAYTYSTVSKELELIGFGGSETVTPEPWYVGLHRAGALIGLAFGFVLVDGIAVV, from the coding sequence GTGGTGCTGAAACGAAGTCTCCGTGCCCTCGTTCTGCCACACGAGGCGTTCGACGGGTGGACGCCCGGACCTCGCGTCGTCGTCGGCATCGTCGTCGTGGTGTGTCTCGCCAGCGGCGTCTCGATGACGCTCGCCGGCGATGCGGTCGCCGACGAGGTCGAAGGGACCGTCGCCGTCGACAACCCGTATGGGCCGCCGGAGGGGGTCTGTGATGGAGAACGGGCGTCGTTCTACAACTGCGACGCCCCGGAGACGGTCGACCGATCGCTCGGGACGGCCGCGAGCAACGCCGTCGGCGGCGTGACGCCGCGGGCCGCGCTGGCTCCGTTCGCCTGGATGGTCCTGATCGCGGGGCTTCCCGTGCTCGTCGCCGGCCGCGCAGGGAGGGGCGACGGGGACGCGATCGCCGCGTTCCGCGACGGACTTGGTATCGCCGCCCTCGCCGCCGTGCCCGGTCTCCTCCGGTACGCCGCCCGCCCGATCGCGGTCGAACGAGTGGTCGCAGACTGGACCCACCCGGGAACGCTCGACGGCGTGCGGACGGCGGCCGTCTCGCAGCTGTTTCCCGATGGATCGCTCTGGCTGGCCGTCGTAACCGTCTCCGGGGTGTGGACGGCCGCTATCGTCTACGGCGGAGTGGCCTCCGCCTTCGACGTTGGACGGGGGAAGGCGGCGCTGATCGCCGCGGTGGCGTTCGTCTCGACGGCCGCGTCGGCCGCCCTCGCGAACGGTGGCTGGATCGGCGCGCCGATCGGTTTCGGCCTCCTGCTCGTCGTCGGCGGTATCGTCGGTCTGCTCGGTGCCTACACGTACAGTACGGTCTCGAAGGAACTGGAACTCATCGGCTTCGGCGGGAGCGAGACGGTGACGCCGGAACCCTGGTACGTCGGACTCCACCGCGCGGGCGCACTGATCGGGCTCGCGTTCGGGTTCGTCCTCGTCGACGGAATCGCCGTCGTCTGA
- a CDS encoding universal stress protein — MTVLVAFDGSEPAQKALQHAAQTFDGQEIVLLRVLDTPDGLVDASVGFAKEGIKQLREESRTELSADVDATLDTTDVELRTEVAFGEPTREIVRYANENDVDHVVVGNHGRDGMARVLLGSVAEQVVRRAPMPVTVVR; from the coding sequence ATGACGGTACTCGTCGCATTCGACGGCTCCGAACCGGCGCAGAAAGCGCTCCAGCACGCGGCACAGACCTTCGACGGCCAGGAGATCGTCTTGTTGCGGGTGCTCGACACGCCAGACGGGCTGGTCGACGCGAGCGTCGGTTTCGCAAAAGAGGGGATCAAGCAACTGCGCGAGGAGTCCCGGACGGAGCTCTCGGCGGACGTAGACGCCACCCTGGACACGACCGACGTCGAACTCCGGACGGAGGTCGCCTTCGGCGAACCGACTCGCGAGATCGTCCGCTACGCGAACGAGAACGACGTCGACCACGTCGTGGTCGGCAATCACGGCCGCGACGGCATGGCGCGCGTCCTGCTCGGCAGCGTCGCCGAACAGGTCGTGCGACGGGCGCCGATGCCGGTCACCGTGGTCAGGTGA
- a CDS encoding MFS transporter — protein MRGLFDNRTFRRLFAGRVITNLGDSLYFIGAMWLVYSLTGDPFYTGVAGFLTQGPAVFQFLAGPIVDRHPIRRLLVGTQLFQAVIVATIPIAHALDALTVWHVLAVMPILSAANQLVYPAQTAALPRIVDEAELVAANSAFSVAYQGFEMVANGIGGVIIGFVGAVSLFVIDAATFGIAALVFATLAIPPANAGDESTATDDGRTGDGVESGGGEPAADGGTPTRANDADSDDEGSPEDGSTDDHASDTTPPESDGYVDRLREGADVLRGTFLLPLVVAASILNVTGGMVMASIPAYADSLAVPTALSALGAAGAYGILMAAFAGGNFLGALAASAVSDRPFGYVFLASGFATGTLWTAGLLVDWLPLTALLFTLALVPVGTVNVQIATIVQTAPPEALVGRVSSLLGSASTAVVPVGALLGGIVAGALGPRAAMAGIGVAGLGQAVYLLANAEIRGLPPAGETSLDG, from the coding sequence ATGCGAGGACTATTCGACAATCGGACGTTTCGCCGCCTGTTCGCGGGCCGCGTGATCACGAACCTCGGCGACAGCCTCTACTTCATCGGCGCGATGTGGCTCGTGTACAGCCTGACCGGTGATCCGTTCTACACCGGGGTCGCCGGCTTTCTAACCCAGGGGCCGGCGGTCTTTCAGTTCCTGGCGGGACCGATCGTCGACCGACACCCGATCCGCCGGTTGCTCGTCGGCACGCAACTCTTCCAGGCGGTGATCGTCGCGACGATCCCGATCGCCCACGCCCTGGACGCACTGACCGTCTGGCACGTGCTCGCGGTGATGCCGATCCTCTCGGCGGCGAACCAACTGGTCTACCCGGCGCAGACGGCCGCTCTCCCGAGGATCGTAGACGAGGCGGAGCTCGTCGCCGCCAACTCGGCCTTCTCCGTCGCCTACCAGGGCTTCGAGATGGTCGCCAACGGCATCGGCGGGGTGATCATCGGCTTCGTCGGCGCAGTCTCGCTGTTCGTGATCGACGCCGCCACGTTCGGGATTGCTGCACTCGTCTTCGCCACACTCGCGATTCCGCCCGCGAACGCGGGCGACGAGAGCACGGCGACCGACGACGGACGGACCGGTGACGGGGTCGAGAGCGGCGGTGGCGAGCCCGCGGCCGACGGCGGAACACCGACCCGAGCGAACGACGCTGACTCCGACGACGAGGGATCGCCCGAAGACGGATCGACGGACGATCACGCAAGCGACACTACACCGCCGGAGTCGGACGGCTACGTCGACCGCCTTCGCGAGGGGGCGGACGTCCTCCGGGGGACCTTCCTGCTCCCGCTGGTCGTGGCGGCGTCGATCCTCAACGTCACCGGCGGGATGGTGATGGCGTCCATTCCGGCGTACGCCGACTCGCTGGCGGTCCCGACTGCGCTCTCCGCGCTCGGCGCCGCGGGCGCGTACGGGATCCTCATGGCGGCCTTCGCCGGCGGGAACTTTCTCGGGGCGCTCGCCGCCTCCGCCGTCTCCGATCGCCCCTTCGGGTACGTCTTCCTCGCCTCCGGATTCGCGACCGGCACGCTCTGGACGGCCGGCCTCCTCGTCGACTGGCTCCCGCTGACCGCCCTCCTGTTCACCCTGGCACTCGTCCCCGTCGGCACCGTCAACGTCCAGATCGCAACCATCGTCCAGACGGCGCCCCCGGAGGCGCTGGTCGGCCGGGTGAGCAGCCTCCTCGGATCGGCCTCGACGGCGGTCGTTCCCGTCGGCGCGCTCCTCGGGGGCATCGTCGCGGGGGCACTGGGTCCGCGGGCCGCGATGGCCGGAATCGGCGTCGCTGGTCTCGGACAAGCGGTCTACCTCCTCGCCAACGCGGAGATCCGGGGGCTTCCACCCGCGGGTGAGACGAGTCTGGACGGGTGA
- a CDS encoding RDD family protein, whose protein sequence is MSTHRMGSGDGGVHDPHSTVSRSETDVVFERIAAQVVDFGFVFVLAFVFILVFFRPTSGLVSGTGIFLGAFVNFGYNFGLEATWNGRTVGKWLLGIRAVDESGRSMSAAQALLRSIPALFSFGWLSYLVALATMASTDRRQRLFDTVAGTTVVSDASRRNRPRAAG, encoded by the coding sequence ATGTCGACTCACCGAATGGGTTCGGGCGATGGTGGTGTCCACGACCCCCATTCGACCGTCAGCCGAAGCGAGACAGACGTCGTCTTCGAACGCATCGCTGCACAGGTCGTCGACTTCGGTTTCGTGTTCGTGCTGGCCTTCGTCTTCATCCTCGTCTTTTTCCGCCCGACGAGCGGACTCGTCTCCGGGACCGGCATCTTTCTTGGAGCCTTCGTCAACTTCGGATACAACTTCGGCCTCGAGGCCACGTGGAACGGGCGGACGGTCGGCAAGTGGCTGCTCGGGATCAGGGCGGTCGACGAGTCGGGTCGGTCGATGTCGGCGGCCCAGGCTCTCCTGCGGAGTATCCCCGCGCTGTTCTCCTTCGGCTGGCTCTCGTACCTGGTCGCGCTCGCGACGATGGCCAGCACCGACAGGCGTCAGCGCCTCTTCGACACCGTCGCGGGAACGACCGTGGTTAGCGACGCCTCGCGACGAAACCGCCCGCGCGCCGCCGGCTAA